The proteins below are encoded in one region of Pseudomonas putida NBRC 14164:
- a CDS encoding shikimate dehydrogenase yields the protein MSQHAILAGLIGRGIQLSRTPALHEHEGDAQALRYLYRLIDADQLQLEDSALPGLLDAAQHTGFTGLNITYPFKQSILPLLDELSDEARGIGAVNTVVLKDGKRVGHNTDCLGFAEGLRRGLPDVARRQVVQMGAGGAGSAVAHALLGEGVEQLVLFEVDAARAQALVDNLNGHFGAGRAVLGTDLAAAVAEADGLVNTTPVGMAKLPGTPLPVELLHAGLWVAEIIYFPLETELLRAARALGCRTLDGSNMAVFQAVKAFELFSGRQADAARMQAHFASFT from the coding sequence ATGAGCCAGCACGCCATCCTCGCCGGCCTGATCGGCCGCGGCATCCAGCTGTCGCGCACCCCTGCCCTGCACGAACACGAAGGTGACGCCCAGGCCCTGCGGTACCTGTACCGGCTGATTGATGCCGACCAGCTGCAACTGGAGGACAGCGCCCTGCCGGGCCTGCTCGACGCCGCGCAACACACAGGCTTCACCGGGCTGAACATCACTTACCCATTCAAACAGTCGATCCTGCCACTGCTCGACGAACTGTCGGACGAAGCCCGTGGCATCGGCGCAGTGAATACCGTGGTACTGAAGGACGGCAAGCGCGTCGGCCATAACACCGACTGCCTGGGCTTTGCCGAAGGCTTGCGCCGCGGCCTGCCCGACGTGGCTCGACGCCAGGTGGTACAGATGGGTGCCGGTGGCGCCGGTTCGGCCGTGGCCCACGCCCTGCTGGGTGAAGGGGTCGAGCAATTGGTGCTGTTCGAAGTGGATGCGGCCCGCGCGCAGGCCTTGGTAGACAACCTGAATGGCCATTTCGGCGCTGGCCGTGCCGTGCTCGGCACCGACCTGGCTGCAGCCGTGGCCGAGGCGGACGGGCTGGTCAACACCACGCCGGTCGGCATGGCCAAGCTGCCAGGCACACCGCTGCCGGTCGAGCTGCTGCATGCGGGATTATGGGTTGCGGAAATCATCTACTTCCCGCTGGAGACCGAACTGCTGCGTGCGGCTCGGGCTTTGGGTTGCCGCACGCTGGATGGCAGCAACATGGCGGTGTTCCAGGCGGTAAAGGCGTTCGAGCTGTTCAGCGGGCGCCAGGCGGATGCGGCGCGGATGCAGGCGCACTTTGCCAGTTTCACCTGA
- a CDS encoding response regulator, translated as MEHVDHILIVDDDREIRELVGNYLKKNGLRTSIVADGRQMRAFLEANSVDLIVLDIMMPGDDGLLLCRELRAGKHRNTPVLMLTARNDETDRIIGLEMGADDYLTKPFSARELLARINAVLRRTRMLPPNLTISESSRLLRFGQWRLDTTARHLLDNDGTLVALSGAEYRLLRVFLDHPQRVLSREQLLNLTQGREADLFDRSIDLLVSRLRQRLGDDAREPSCIKTVRSEGYVFSLPVQLLESPS; from the coding sequence ATGGAACACGTCGATCACATCCTGATCGTCGACGACGACCGCGAAATCCGCGAACTGGTCGGCAACTACCTCAAGAAGAACGGCCTGCGCACCAGCATCGTCGCCGACGGCCGGCAGATGCGCGCCTTTCTCGAAGCCAACAGCGTCGACCTGATCGTGCTCGACATCATGATGCCTGGCGACGACGGCCTGCTGCTGTGCCGCGAATTGCGCGCCGGCAAGCACCGTAACACCCCCGTGTTGATGCTGACGGCCCGCAACGATGAAACCGACCGCATCATCGGCCTGGAAATGGGCGCCGACGATTACCTGACCAAGCCGTTCTCTGCCCGCGAACTGCTGGCCCGTATCAATGCCGTGCTGCGCCGCACGCGCATGCTGCCACCCAACCTCACCATCAGCGAAAGCAGCCGTCTGCTGCGCTTCGGCCAATGGCGGCTGGACACCACCGCGCGCCACCTGCTCGACAACGACGGCACCCTGGTGGCCCTGAGCGGCGCCGAGTACCGCCTGTTGCGGGTGTTTCTTGACCACCCGCAGCGGGTGCTCAGCCGCGAACAGTTGCTCAACCTGACACAAGGCCGCGAGGCCGACCTCTTTGACCGCTCCATCGACCTGCTGGTCAGCCGCCTGCGCCAGCGCCTGGGCGACGACGCCCGCGAGCCCAGCTGCATCAAGACCGTGCGCAGCGAGGGCTACGTGTTTTCGCTGCCGGTGCAATTGCTCGAGTCCCCCTCATGA
- a CDS encoding thioredoxin family protein has translation MLKVGSIALALSGLGLAGHLMARDSYGAMPSLSGASQWINSPPLDGPALKGKVVLVDFWTWDCINCQRSLPHVNDWARRYADQGLVVVGVHTPEYDYEHDVGTLRNKVAGLGVGYPVAVDNDHKVWNAWGNQFWPAHYFVDRKGQVRHVHFGEGDYGGQEQVIKALLDERG, from the coding sequence ATGTTGAAGGTGGGGAGCATTGCGTTGGCGCTGAGTGGGCTGGGTTTGGCCGGGCACCTGATGGCCCGTGACAGTTATGGCGCCATGCCGTCGCTGTCGGGGGCCAGCCAGTGGATCAACTCGCCCCCGCTGGATGGGCCAGCGCTGAAGGGGAAGGTGGTGCTGGTGGACTTCTGGACCTGGGACTGCATCAACTGCCAGCGCAGCCTGCCGCATGTGAACGACTGGGCGCGGCGTTATGCCGATCAGGGGCTGGTGGTGGTGGGCGTGCATACGCCGGAGTACGACTACGAGCACGATGTGGGCACCCTGCGAAACAAGGTGGCAGGGCTGGGTGTCGGTTACCCGGTGGCGGTGGACAACGACCATAAGGTGTGGAATGCCTGGGGCAACCAGTTCTGGCCGGCGCATTACTTTGTCGACCGCAAGGGGCAGGTGCGCCATGTGCACTTTGGCGAGGGGGATTATGGCGGGCAGGAACAAGTGATAAAGGCGTTGCTGGATGAGCGCGGGTGA
- the aroQ gene encoding type II 3-dehydroquinate dehydratase yields MKPLILVLNGPNLNMLGTREPAQYGRETLADLAQSCADTAHANGLEIEFRQTNHEGELIDWIHAARGRCAGIVINPGAWTHTSVAIRDALVASEVPVIEVHLSNVHKREPFRHLSFVSSIAVGVICGLGSHGYRMALSHFAELFQERTA; encoded by the coding sequence ATGAAGCCCCTTATTCTCGTGCTCAACGGCCCCAACCTGAACATGCTGGGTACCCGCGAGCCTGCCCAATACGGCCGCGAAACCCTTGCTGACCTGGCCCAGAGTTGTGCCGATACTGCCCATGCAAACGGCCTGGAAATCGAATTCCGCCAAACCAACCACGAAGGCGAACTGATCGACTGGATCCACGCCGCCCGCGGCCGTTGCGCCGGTATCGTGATCAACCCCGGCGCCTGGACCCACACCTCGGTGGCCATCCGCGACGCCTTGGTGGCCAGCGAAGTGCCAGTCATCGAAGTGCACTTGTCCAACGTGCACAAGCGCGAGCCGTTCCGCCACCTGTCATTCGTATCGTCCATCGCCGTCGGCGTGATCTGCGGTCTGGGCAGCCATGGCTACCGCATGGCCCTCAGCCACTTTGCCGAACTGTTCCAGGAGCGCACGGCATGA
- a CDS encoding DUF2790 domain-containing protein, translating to MNLKTFASASLFAMLSFGAIAAQAAAMPTQNTGAMQYHYGEHLDVKKVLSVQDDQSNACGLVNTRMDYLDSHGRPQSVEYRSYATGGCHDN from the coding sequence ATGAACTTGAAGACTTTCGCCAGCGCCAGCCTGTTTGCCATGCTCAGCTTCGGCGCCATTGCGGCCCAGGCTGCCGCCATGCCGACGCAGAATACAGGTGCAATGCAGTACCACTACGGTGAGCATCTGGATGTAAAGAAAGTGCTGTCGGTGCAGGATGACCAGAGCAACGCCTGCGGCCTGGTGAACACCCGCATGGACTACCTCGACTCCCACGGCCGGCCGCAGAGCGTGGAGTACCGCAGCTACGCCACTGGCGGTTGCCATGACAATTGA
- a CDS encoding sensor histidine kinase: protein MKWPRTLASRLAMIFFTGLVLAYGLSFGLQAYERYISSRSMMLSNLEQDVATSVAILDRLPAAERAAWLPRLERRTYRYRLDQGLAGEAMASSDPPMAAASIVKAIGSDYRLTFQEIPGPNAHFQAHLNLADGAPLTIDVTPAPVPVARWLPVVLLIQLAVLMLCTWLAVHLAIGPLTRLAQAVDNLDPDQPGVQLDESGPREVRYAAVAFNALQARIAAHLKERMQLLAAISHDLQTPITRMKLRVEVMDEGVEKDKFGSDLDEMEHLVREGVAYARSMDSSTEATCRVNLDAFLDSLVFDYQDSGAQVERHGSSGALLETRPHALRRVLVNLVDNALKFAGAAELQVSREGSTTIIRVLDNGPGIPGDELDEVLKPFYRVEGSRNRSTGGTGLGLAIAHQLIQAMGGRLTLSNREQGGLCAQIELS, encoded by the coding sequence ATGAAATGGCCGCGCACCCTGGCCTCGCGTCTGGCGATGATCTTTTTCACCGGCCTGGTGTTGGCTTATGGTCTGTCGTTCGGCCTGCAGGCCTACGAGCGCTATATCAGCAGCCGCTCGATGATGCTCAGCAACCTCGAACAGGACGTGGCGACTTCGGTTGCCATCCTTGATCGCCTGCCTGCAGCCGAGCGTGCCGCCTGGCTGCCACGCCTGGAACGGCGCACCTACCGCTATCGCCTTGACCAGGGCCTGGCAGGCGAAGCGATGGCCAGCAGTGACCCACCGATGGCCGCCGCGTCGATCGTCAAGGCCATTGGCAGCGACTACCGCCTGACCTTCCAGGAAATTCCGGGGCCCAATGCGCACTTCCAGGCGCACCTGAACCTGGCCGACGGCGCGCCCCTGACCATCGACGTGACACCCGCACCGGTCCCGGTAGCCCGTTGGTTGCCCGTGGTGCTGCTGATTCAGCTGGCTGTGCTGATGCTGTGTACCTGGCTGGCGGTACACCTGGCCATCGGCCCGCTCACCCGACTGGCCCAGGCAGTGGACAACCTCGACCCGGACCAACCCGGCGTGCAACTGGATGAAAGCGGGCCACGCGAGGTGCGTTACGCTGCCGTGGCCTTCAACGCCCTGCAGGCGCGCATTGCTGCCCACCTCAAGGAACGCATGCAGTTGCTGGCAGCCATTTCCCACGACCTGCAAACACCGATCACTCGCATGAAGTTACGGGTCGAAGTGATGGATGAGGGGGTCGAAAAGGACAAGTTCGGAAGCGACCTGGATGAAATGGAACACCTGGTGCGCGAAGGCGTGGCTTACGCCCGCAGCATGGACAGCAGCACCGAAGCGACCTGCCGGGTCAACCTTGATGCCTTTCTCGACAGCCTGGTATTCGACTACCAGGACAGCGGCGCCCAGGTTGAACGCCACGGCAGCAGCGGTGCCCTGCTGGAGACCCGCCCGCATGCGCTGCGCCGGGTACTGGTGAACCTGGTCGACAACGCCCTGAAGTTTGCAGGTGCTGCCGAGCTGCAAGTATCACGCGAGGGCAGTACCACCATAATCCGCGTGCTCGACAACGGGCCGGGGATACCCGGTGACGAGCTGGATGAAGTGCTCAAGCCGTTCTACCGTGTTGAAGGTTCACGCAATCGCAGCACGGGTGGCACCGGCCTGGGACTGGCCATTGCCCACCAGTTGATCCAGGCCATGGGGGGGCGGCTGACCCTGAGCAACCGCGAACAGGGCGGATTGTGCGCGCAGATCGAACTCTCCTGA
- a CDS encoding TolC family protein: protein MPIPRKIALLCLVLASASSAQASQSLSLPQALAAAFAQNPELAAAGREIGIADGERRQAGLTPNPELSWEVEDTRRDTSTTTVTLSQPLELGGKRGARIAVAGTGQAIAQLGLERQRNGLRADVVQAFHAALRAQTALELAQQSQALTERGLGVVQGRVTAGQSSPVEATRAQVQLAQAEAEVRRAQTQRSVAYQALARLTGSPLASFDLSQAANLSPGVAPSADALLDRVEQTVEWRLAAAQVERGDASLGSEKAQRIPNLTVSLGSQYSREDRERVNVVGLSMPLPLFDRNQGNVLAAARRADQARDLRNAVELRLRSETRSAVSQWHTAMQEVDAYDRTILPSAQQAVDTATRGFEMGKFAFLDVLDAQRTLIEARGLYLEALAAATDARAQVERIYGDLDDLSTPLNSRSNND, encoded by the coding sequence GTGCCCATCCCCCGCAAGATCGCCTTGCTCTGCCTGGTGCTGGCCAGTGCCAGCAGTGCCCAGGCCAGTCAGAGCCTGAGCCTGCCCCAGGCGCTCGCCGCCGCCTTTGCGCAAAACCCGGAGCTGGCCGCAGCCGGCCGGGAAATCGGCATTGCCGACGGCGAGCGGCGTCAGGCCGGGTTGACCCCCAACCCAGAGCTCTCCTGGGAGGTCGAGGACACCCGCCGCGACACCAGCACCACCACCGTCACCCTCAGCCAGCCGCTGGAACTGGGCGGCAAGCGCGGCGCACGGATTGCCGTGGCCGGTACCGGCCAGGCCATTGCCCAGCTTGGTCTGGAGCGCCAGCGCAATGGCCTGCGTGCCGATGTGGTGCAGGCGTTTCACGCCGCCTTGCGCGCGCAGACTGCGCTGGAGCTGGCGCAGCAATCACAGGCATTGACCGAGCGCGGGCTGGGCGTGGTACAGGGACGGGTGACCGCTGGCCAGTCCTCGCCTGTGGAGGCCACCCGTGCCCAGGTGCAACTGGCCCAGGCCGAGGCTGAAGTGCGCCGCGCGCAGACCCAGCGCAGTGTGGCCTACCAGGCTCTGGCACGCCTGACCGGTAGCCCGCTGGCAAGCTTCGACCTGTCGCAGGCCGCTAACCTTTCGCCTGGCGTGGCGCCCAGTGCCGACGCCTTGCTCGACCGTGTCGAGCAAACGGTGGAATGGCGTCTGGCTGCTGCCCAGGTCGAGCGCGGCGACGCGTCGCTGGGGTCGGAAAAGGCTCAGCGTATTCCCAACCTCACCGTCAGCCTCGGTAGCCAGTACAGCCGGGAGGACCGCGAGCGGGTGAATGTAGTTGGCCTGTCCATGCCATTGCCACTGTTCGACCGCAACCAGGGCAACGTGCTGGCGGCTGCACGCCGTGCCGACCAGGCGCGTGACTTGCGTAACGCCGTGGAGCTGCGCCTGCGTAGCGAAACCCGCAGCGCCGTCAGCCAGTGGCACACGGCGATGCAGGAGGTGGATGCCTACGACCGCACCATCCTGCCCTCTGCGCAACAGGCCGTGGACACCGCCACCCGTGGTTTTGAAATGGGCAAGTTCGCGTTCCTCGATGTACTCGACGCCCAGCGCACGCTGATCGAGGCCCGCGGGCTGTACCTGGAAGCTTTGGCTGCGGCCACCGACGCGCGGGCGCAGGTCGAGCGGATCTATGGCGACCTCGATGACCTGAGCACCCCCTTGAACAGCAGGAGCAACAATGACTAA